The proteins below come from a single Stutzerimonas stutzeri RCH2 genomic window:
- a CDS encoding sugar nucleotide-binding protein, which yields MRMRLMLLGGGNALGQALIRLGAEEDIGFLAPRPPAQGWDAASLTQLLDDNRPDVVVNLAYYYDWFQSGQPNEPALAAQERAVERLAELCQHHDFVLLQPSSYRVFDGARTTAYSEKDEVAPLDARGHALWRIEQSVRSLCPRHVLLRFGWLLDDSRDGVLGRVLQRLEQSEPILLADDRRGNPTPVDDAARVILAVLKQLDCQAPLWGTYHYGGHEASTPLLVAQALLGEAGKYRDVTSANLTAVAHADCSDAAAEPQHGVLACKKIFTTFGVKPRAWRTGLPSLLERYYRHG from the coding sequence ATGCGAATGCGCCTGATGCTGTTGGGTGGCGGCAATGCCCTGGGCCAGGCGCTCATCCGCCTCGGTGCCGAGGAAGACATCGGCTTTCTCGCGCCGCGCCCGCCCGCCCAGGGTTGGGATGCCGCCAGTCTCACCCAGTTGCTCGATGACAACCGTCCGGATGTCGTGGTCAACCTTGCCTACTATTACGACTGGTTCCAGAGCGGGCAGCCCAACGAGCCGGCGCTCGCAGCGCAGGAGCGGGCAGTCGAGCGTCTCGCCGAGCTTTGTCAGCATCATGACTTCGTCCTGTTGCAGCCATCGAGCTACCGCGTGTTCGATGGCGCGCGCACCACTGCCTACAGCGAAAAGGATGAAGTCGCGCCGCTGGATGCCCGGGGGCATGCGCTCTGGCGCATCGAGCAGAGCGTGCGCTCGCTATGTCCGCGCCACGTGCTGCTGCGCTTTGGCTGGCTGCTCGATGACAGTCGCGACGGCGTGTTGGGGCGCGTGCTGCAGCGGCTCGAGCAGAGCGAACCGATACTGCTCGCGGATGATCGCAGGGGGAACCCAACGCCAGTGGACGATGCCGCGCGGGTTATCCTGGCTGTGTTGAAGCAGCTCGACTGCCAGGCACCGCTGTGGGGGACGTATCACTACGGCGGGCATGAAGCCTCCACCCCTTTGCTGGTCGCACAAGCGCTGCTCGGCGAGGCCGGCAAGTACCGTGACGTAACGAGCGCGAATCTTACCGCCGTGGCCCATGCCGATTGCTCGGATGCCGCTGCCGAGCCGCAGCATGGCGTGCTTGCCTGCAAGAAGATTTTCACCACTTTCGGCGTCAAGCCGCGCGCCTGGCGCACGGGGCTGCCGAGCCTGCTGGAGCGCTACTACCGCCATGGTTGA
- a CDS encoding tetratricopeptide repeat protein, giving the protein MLRQLLVLTFSLAASVQAAQAIDPAVFMALERAQTAQSKGDYATARKALEAVTAKAGSGEEALLWRSRGYLAWAEGNNRQALEWLDKAVASGKLDEELLAGERLNLARLNLVEGRYAKVVSLLGSANQANEEVLQMLVQSYQGLGQHAKALPLAERYVQANPKAGDTWLQFLVAGNAELKRYQAAEGWQKKLLLRHPDQAKAWRQLAGLQQLAGAEDRALATLRAAHAKGLRFSEAELDNLVALASAAGQPWQGAKLLEGMLASRLLPSNATRQERMGMLWWQARERTEASKIYRQLATQTGSAKFWMNVAQLELEQARWQAGLEALKQAERAGAERRRVREWREWAEGELSFERERQVASAH; this is encoded by the coding sequence ATGCTTCGTCAGCTGCTTGTGCTCACCTTTTCCCTCGCTGCTTCGGTCCAGGCTGCCCAGGCCATCGACCCGGCCGTGTTCATGGCCCTTGAGCGCGCACAGACCGCGCAGAGCAAAGGCGACTACGCGACAGCACGCAAGGCGCTCGAGGCTGTGACCGCCAAGGCCGGTAGCGGTGAAGAGGCGTTGCTCTGGCGCAGCCGTGGTTATCTGGCCTGGGCCGAGGGCAACAATCGCCAGGCACTGGAGTGGTTGGATAAAGCCGTAGCCAGCGGCAAGCTGGATGAAGAGCTACTCGCCGGCGAACGGCTCAATCTGGCACGTCTGAATCTGGTCGAGGGTCGCTATGCCAAGGTGGTCAGCCTGCTGGGCTCGGCCAATCAGGCCAACGAAGAAGTGCTGCAGATGCTGGTGCAGTCCTATCAGGGCCTCGGCCAGCACGCCAAGGCGCTGCCGCTGGCCGAGCGCTATGTGCAGGCCAATCCGAAAGCCGGCGATACCTGGTTGCAGTTTCTGGTTGCCGGTAACGCCGAGCTGAAGCGCTATCAAGCGGCTGAAGGCTGGCAGAAAAAGCTGTTGCTGCGCCATCCCGATCAGGCCAAGGCCTGGCGTCAGCTGGCCGGTCTGCAGCAGCTGGCTGGTGCGGAAGATCGTGCGCTGGCAACGCTGCGCGCGGCACATGCAAAGGGCTTGCGCTTCAGCGAAGCGGAGCTGGACAACCTCGTCGCTCTCGCCAGTGCCGCCGGCCAGCCGTGGCAAGGCGCCAAGCTGCTCGAAGGCATGCTGGCATCGCGCTTGCTGCCGAGCAACGCGACGCGCCAGGAGCGCATGGGTATGCTCTGGTGGCAGGCACGCGAGCGTACCGAAGCTTCGAAGATCTACCGCCAGTTGGCGACCCAGACGGGCAGCGCCAAGTTCTGGATGAACGTCGCCCAGCTCGAGCTGGAACAGGCGCGCTGGCAGGCCGGCCTCGAGGCCTTGAAGCAGGCCGAGCGGGCGGGCGCAGAGCGTCGTCGGGTGCGCGAATGGCGCGAGTGGGCCGAAGGCGAGCTCAGCTTCGAGCGCGAACGGCAGGTCGCCAGCGCACACTGA
- a CDS encoding single-stranded DNA-binding protein — MARGVNKVILIGNVGGDPETRYMPNGNAVTNITLATTDSWKDKQTGQLQERTEWHRVVLFGKVAEIAGEYLRKGSQCYIEGRLQTREWEKDGVKRYTTEIVVDMNGSMQLLGGRGGSSDDAPRQARPQQREPQQAPRQQAQPQQPAARQQPAPDYDSFDDDIPF; from the coding sequence ATGGCCAGAGGGGTGAATAAAGTCATCTTGATCGGCAATGTCGGCGGCGACCCGGAAACCCGCTACATGCCCAATGGCAATGCGGTGACCAACATCACGCTGGCAACCACCGACAGCTGGAAGGACAAGCAGACCGGCCAGCTCCAGGAGCGCACCGAGTGGCACCGTGTGGTGCTGTTCGGCAAGGTTGCGGAGATCGCCGGCGAGTACCTGCGCAAGGGTTCGCAGTGCTACATCGAAGGCCGTCTGCAGACCCGTGAGTGGGAGAAGGACGGCGTCAAGCGCTACACCACGGAAATCGTCGTCGACATGAACGGCAGCATGCAGTTGCTGGGCGGTCGTGGCGGCAGTTCCGATGATGCCCCGCGTCAAGCTCGTCCGCAGCAGCGCGAGCCGCAGCAGGCGCCGCGTCAGCAGGCTCAGCCGCAGCAGCCCGCTGCACGGCAACAGCCTGCGCCGGACTACGACAGCTTCGACGACGACATCCCCTTCTAG
- a CDS encoding NAD-dependent epimerase/dehydratase family protein — MVDAPILVTGGAGFIGSNLVDALLARGYAVRVLDNLSTGKRENLPQDVELIVGDVADADCVRRAVQGCRAVVHLAAVASVQASVDDPIGTHQSNLVGTLNLCEAMREAGVKRVLFASSAAVYGNNGEGQAIDEDTPKAPLTPYAADKLASEHYLDFYRRQHGLEPVVFRFFNIFGPRQDPSSPYSGVISIFTERAQKGLPIAVFGDGEQTRDFVYVGDLVEVLVQALESPEAAEGAVNVGLNQATSLNQLLEAIGDVLGGLPEVSYQASRSGDIRHSRANNARLVQRYRLPEPPTSMREGLARLLGL, encoded by the coding sequence ATGGTTGATGCCCCGATTCTGGTTACCGGCGGTGCCGGGTTCATTGGCTCGAACCTGGTCGATGCGTTGCTGGCGCGCGGCTACGCCGTTCGTGTGCTGGACAATCTTTCAACCGGCAAACGCGAGAATCTGCCGCAGGACGTCGAGCTGATCGTTGGTGACGTGGCCGATGCGGACTGCGTGCGTCGTGCCGTGCAGGGTTGTCGGGCAGTGGTGCATCTGGCGGCGGTGGCATCGGTGCAGGCGTCGGTGGACGATCCGATTGGCACGCATCAGAGCAATCTGGTCGGCACGCTGAACCTGTGCGAGGCGATGCGTGAAGCGGGCGTGAAGCGGGTGCTGTTCGCCTCGAGTGCCGCGGTCTATGGCAACAATGGCGAAGGCCAGGCCATCGACGAAGACACGCCGAAGGCGCCGCTGACGCCTTATGCTGCGGACAAGCTGGCCAGCGAGCATTACCTGGATTTCTACCGTCGCCAGCATGGCCTGGAGCCGGTGGTGTTCCGCTTCTTCAATATCTTTGGGCCGCGCCAGGATCCCTCGTCACCGTATTCCGGGGTGATCAGCATCTTCACCGAGCGGGCGCAGAAGGGCTTGCCGATTGCAGTGTTTGGCGATGGCGAGCAGACGCGCGATTTCGTCTATGTTGGCGATCTGGTTGAGGTGCTGGTGCAGGCGCTGGAGTCGCCTGAGGCGGCGGAAGGCGCGGTGAATGTTGGGCTTAATCAGGCTACATCGCTGAATCAATTGCTGGAGGCGATCGGTGATGTGCTGGGCGGACTGCCGGAGGTGAGCTATCAGGCGTCGCGGTCCGGGGATATTCGTCATTCGCGAGCGAACAATGCCCGGCTGGTGCAGCGCTATCGCCTGCCAGAACCGCCAACCAGCATGCGCGAAGGATTAGCCAGGTTGTTGGGTCTGTAA
- a CDS encoding DUF3450 domain-containing protein codes for MPSFIPRLLAVAVLPCCLQLYAGSLSAAPLDAALDESERLSAEAKASQARIDQLDDATREMLNEYRSALQQTEALKAYNKQLQELTAAQRKELVGFQRQLDSIERTQEAVTPQMSRMVEVLGEFIAADVPFLPDERADRLAGLQDLLPRADVSLAEKYRRILEAYQIESDYGRTLEAWRGELPGDGDSRSVEFLRLGRVMLYYQTLDAHESGWWNAQTRSWEVLDGSARRPLTQAIAIARQQQAPAYLQLPVKTLAEEASQ; via the coding sequence ATGCCTTCCTTCATCCCCCGCCTGCTGGCGGTTGCCGTGCTGCCATGCTGTCTGCAGCTTTACGCCGGGTCGCTGTCCGCGGCTCCGCTGGACGCTGCGCTGGATGAGAGCGAGCGTCTGTCTGCCGAGGCCAAGGCTTCGCAAGCGCGGATCGATCAGCTCGACGACGCCACCCGTGAAATGCTCAACGAGTACCGCAGTGCGTTGCAGCAGACCGAGGCGCTGAAGGCTTACAACAAGCAGTTGCAGGAACTGACGGCGGCGCAGCGCAAGGAGCTGGTCGGCTTTCAGCGCCAGCTGGACAGCATCGAGCGCACGCAGGAAGCGGTAACCCCGCAGATGAGCCGTATGGTCGAGGTGCTGGGTGAGTTCATCGCTGCCGACGTGCCATTCCTGCCCGACGAGCGCGCGGACCGTCTCGCTGGCTTGCAGGACTTGCTCCCGCGAGCCGATGTCAGCCTGGCTGAAAAGTATCGCCGCATCCTCGAGGCGTATCAGATCGAAAGCGACTATGGGCGCACGCTGGAGGCCTGGCGTGGCGAGCTGCCTGGAGACGGCGACTCGCGCAGCGTGGAGTTCCTGCGGCTGGGCCGGGTGATGCTCTATTACCAGACCCTCGATGCTCACGAGAGCGGCTGGTGGAACGCGCAGACGCGCAGCTGGGAAGTGCTCGATGGCAGCGCCCGCCGTCCGCTGACGCAGGCCATTGCCATTGCCCGTCAGCAGCAGGCACCTGCCTACCTGCAACTGCCCGTGAAGACCCTGGCCGAGGAGGCCTCGCAATGA
- a CDS encoding OmpW/AlkL family protein, which yields MRKTLFTASALALALAAPFAQAFEAGDIIVRAGAITVDPREDSSTIATAVTGPLAGTKATLDSDTQLGLNFAYMVTDKVGIELLAATPFSHDVGVKGLPGNMDGKFGSIKHLPPTLSVIYYPLDKTSAFQPYVGAGVNYTWFFDDKLSSHAEGNGFNGLDLKDSWGLAAQVGMDYMLTDNIMLNAQVRYIDIDTEATSNHAVLGKVKVDVDVDPFVYMVGLGYKF from the coding sequence ATGCGCAAGACCCTGTTCACCGCTTCCGCGCTGGCCCTGGCGCTGGCCGCCCCCTTCGCCCAGGCTTTCGAGGCCGGGGACATCATCGTTCGCGCTGGTGCGATTACCGTTGATCCGCGTGAAGATAGCAGCACTATTGCTACCGCAGTCACCGGCCCACTGGCCGGAACAAAGGCCACACTCGACAGCGACACTCAGCTCGGCCTGAACTTCGCCTACATGGTTACCGACAAGGTCGGTATTGAACTACTCGCAGCAACTCCGTTCAGCCACGACGTCGGCGTGAAGGGACTGCCAGGAAACATGGACGGCAAGTTCGGCAGCATCAAGCACCTGCCACCGACCCTGAGCGTCATCTACTACCCGCTCGATAAGACATCCGCGTTCCAGCCCTACGTCGGAGCAGGCGTTAACTACACTTGGTTCTTCGACGACAAGCTGAGCAGCCACGCCGAAGGCAATGGCTTCAATGGCTTGGACTTGAAAGATTCTTGGGGCTTGGCCGCCCAGGTAGGCATGGATTACATGCTGACCGACAACATCATGCTCAACGCTCAGGTTCGCTATATCGACATCGATACCGAAGCCACTTCCAACCATGCAGTACTGGGCAAGGTTAAAGTCGACGTCGATGTAGACCCCTTCGTCTACATGGTCGGCCTCGGCTACAAGTTCTGA
- a CDS encoding energy transducer TonB has protein sequence MQPRLVRFSLAFVAACVVALLLFALMLSMVNPPRSKIQEDPLAIANFVRMDGRNEDSATRSRQQAPQPPQPKTPQPPTPPTPNMATPDANLPKLDLDLPSINAGISVATAPAPSLSGLTAAPSAPAAAPAPATAAVEAAGNPGGPEQEVMPLNDVRPEYPYRARQQGIEGHIKLAFTINPQGRVENIRVLEASPRNVFDREARRAAARWRFAPRTENGAAVSREAVKTLHFRLQGER, from the coding sequence ATGCAACCGCGGCTGGTGCGCTTCAGTCTGGCCTTCGTCGCCGCCTGCGTGGTGGCGCTGCTGCTGTTCGCTCTGATGCTGAGCATGGTCAATCCGCCGCGCAGCAAGATTCAGGAAGACCCGCTGGCGATCGCCAACTTCGTGCGCATGGACGGGCGCAACGAAGACAGCGCCACGCGTTCTCGCCAGCAGGCGCCGCAGCCGCCGCAACCCAAGACGCCGCAACCACCGACACCGCCGACGCCGAACATGGCGACGCCGGACGCCAACCTGCCGAAGCTCGATCTCGATCTGCCGAGCATCAACGCCGGTATTTCCGTCGCCACCGCGCCGGCTCCTAGCCTGTCCGGTCTGACGGCCGCGCCGAGCGCCCCTGCAGCCGCCCCAGCGCCGGCCACTGCGGCAGTGGAAGCGGCGGGTAACCCGGGTGGCCCAGAGCAGGAAGTGATGCCGCTCAATGATGTGCGCCCCGAGTACCCCTATCGTGCGCGGCAGCAGGGCATCGAAGGGCATATCAAGCTGGCCTTCACCATCAACCCGCAGGGTCGCGTGGAGAACATTCGTGTGCTGGAGGCTTCGCCACGTAACGTATTTGACCGCGAGGCTCGGCGTGCCGCGGCCCGTTGGCGTTTCGCACCGCGTACCGAAAACGGTGCGGCGGTATCCCGTGAAGCCGTGAAAACCCTGCACTTCCGCCTGCAAGGAGAACGCTGA
- a CDS encoding DUF3299 domain-containing protein — MSRLLIALLLACVLPVHAAEVRLLQWAELIPEGAPPPPPPLAIHDMSQLADALAAEAGPAAAQQSPAAPVVEALDGQMVKLPGYIVPLDMTDEGRVTEFLLVPYFGACIHVPPPPSNQIVHATSELGVRVDALYEPFWIEGPLSVEHASSELAEAGYRMQAQKIYPYELQ; from the coding sequence ATGTCGCGCCTGTTGATCGCCCTGCTCCTAGCCTGCGTGCTGCCCGTGCACGCAGCCGAAGTCCGTCTGCTGCAGTGGGCAGAGCTGATCCCCGAAGGCGCGCCGCCACCACCGCCGCCGCTGGCGATACATGACATGTCGCAGCTCGCCGATGCGCTGGCTGCCGAGGCAGGGCCAGCCGCCGCGCAGCAATCACCGGCCGCGCCTGTCGTCGAAGCACTCGATGGTCAGATGGTGAAGTTGCCGGGCTATATCGTGCCGCTGGACATGACCGACGAAGGTCGCGTTACCGAATTCCTGCTGGTGCCGTATTTCGGCGCCTGCATCCATGTGCCGCCACCGCCGTCCAACCAGATCGTGCATGCCACCAGCGAACTGGGCGTGCGGGTGGATGCGCTATACGAGCCGTTCTGGATCGAGGGCCCCCTCAGCGTCGAACATGCCAGCAGCGAGCTGGCGGAGGCGGGTTACCGCATGCAGGCACAGAAGATCTATCCCTACGAGCTGCAGTAA
- a CDS encoding MotA/TolQ/ExbB proton channel family protein: protein MSRLFSLFLVALLPLAAHAAEPLSPDQLLERIRSDRAAEVSAMQAREQAFVRDRGEQQQLLARARAALAEQKAEAERQKADFDRQEAELAEQEKLLAQRVGHLGELFGVVRQSAGDIAGQWQDSMLNAQYPERLTQLRSLAESRALPSADDLDAFWMTLLEDLAASGRVERIQLPVVGTDGARSEQPVLRVGSFSAFTDNAFLRYDADAGELLVPTRQPSGQGLIGDYLKSSDALATLPLDPSRGTLIAQLQRQPDLWDRVKQGGLVGGVILVLGAIGLLLAIWRMVYLGGIGRKVGSQMRELNHPRDDNPLGRIIGVLGPKPQLSDLETLELKLDEAILQETPPLERGQPLLKLLAAVAPLLGLLGTVTGMIITFQAITQSGGGDSRLMADGISQALVTTVLGLVVAIPLLFLHSLLASRSKALIQLLEQQSAGLIALHLSGASRRD from the coding sequence ATGAGTCGTCTGTTTTCCCTTTTCCTGGTCGCGCTGTTGCCCCTTGCGGCTCATGCGGCAGAACCGCTCAGCCCTGATCAGCTGCTCGAACGTATTCGCAGCGATCGAGCAGCGGAAGTCAGCGCCATGCAGGCGCGTGAACAGGCCTTCGTCCGCGACCGCGGCGAACAGCAGCAGCTACTCGCCCGTGCACGTGCCGCCCTGGCCGAGCAGAAGGCCGAGGCCGAACGACAGAAGGCCGATTTCGACCGGCAGGAAGCCGAACTGGCCGAGCAGGAGAAGCTTCTGGCACAGCGCGTTGGCCATCTTGGTGAGTTGTTCGGGGTGGTCCGCCAAAGTGCCGGTGATATTGCGGGTCAGTGGCAGGACAGCATGCTCAATGCCCAGTATCCCGAGCGCCTGACCCAGCTGCGCAGCCTGGCGGAAAGCCGCGCCCTGCCGTCAGCCGATGATCTGGATGCCTTCTGGATGACTCTGCTGGAAGATCTGGCTGCCAGCGGACGTGTCGAGCGCATCCAACTGCCCGTGGTGGGCACCGATGGCGCACGTAGTGAGCAGCCGGTGCTGCGAGTCGGCAGCTTCTCTGCGTTTACTGACAATGCCTTCCTGCGCTATGACGCCGATGCTGGCGAACTGCTGGTGCCGACGCGCCAGCCATCGGGGCAAGGGCTGATCGGTGATTACCTGAAAAGCTCCGATGCGCTCGCCACTCTGCCGCTGGACCCGAGCCGTGGCACCCTGATCGCGCAATTGCAGCGCCAGCCGGACCTCTGGGATCGCGTCAAACAAGGCGGTCTGGTTGGTGGCGTGATTCTGGTGCTCGGCGCCATCGGCCTGCTGCTGGCAATCTGGCGCATGGTTTATCTCGGCGGCATCGGTCGCAAGGTCGGTAGCCAGATGCGTGAGCTCAATCATCCGCGCGACGACAATCCGCTCGGGCGCATCATTGGCGTGCTTGGGCCGAAGCCCCAGTTGTCGGATCTTGAGACGCTGGAGCTCAAGCTGGACGAGGCGATTCTCCAGGAGACTCCGCCACTGGAGCGCGGCCAGCCGCTGCTCAAGCTGCTTGCAGCCGTCGCACCGCTGCTCGGTCTGCTCGGTACCGTGACTGGCATGATCATCACCTTCCAGGCGATCACTCAGAGCGGTGGTGGCGATTCGCGGCTGATGGCCGACGGTATCTCCCAGGCACTGGTGACCACCGTGCTGGGCCTGGTGGTAGCGATCCCGCTGCTGTTCCTGCACAGCCTGCTGGCCAGTCGCAGCAAAGCGCTGATCCAGCTCCTGGAACAGCAGAGTGCCGGTTTGATTGCACTGCATCTGTCGGGGGCGTCACGCCGTGACTGA
- a CDS encoding MotA/TolQ/ExbB proton channel family protein translates to MTDLRAHWLSLVDSGHALLDFMTAGGVVMWALAGLCVLYWTLVFERLWFMRRVFPHWVESRRQAWAQMADEPGSWQRAVRSAWLAQAQQQLSGPLRLSKTLVAMYPLLGLLGTVSGMIAVFDVLALSGSGNPRGMAAGVWQATLPTMAGMVLAITGLFSLARLERIARQSLDRLADQLRHD, encoded by the coding sequence GTGACTGATCTGCGTGCCCACTGGCTGAGTCTGGTCGATAGCGGTCATGCACTGCTCGATTTCATGACTGCAGGCGGGGTGGTGATGTGGGCGCTGGCAGGCCTGTGCGTGCTGTATTGGACGCTGGTTTTCGAGCGCCTGTGGTTCATGCGGCGGGTCTTCCCGCATTGGGTGGAGTCACGCCGGCAGGCCTGGGCGCAGATGGCCGACGAGCCTGGCAGCTGGCAGCGTGCGGTGCGCTCGGCCTGGCTGGCGCAAGCGCAGCAGCAATTGTCCGGACCTCTACGGCTAAGCAAGACCCTGGTTGCGATGTATCCGCTGCTCGGGCTTCTCGGCACGGTCAGCGGCATGATCGCGGTATTCGACGTGCTGGCGCTGAGTGGCTCCGGCAACCCGCGCGGTATGGCCGCGGGTGTCTGGCAGGCGACCCTGCCAACCATGGCCGGCATGGTGCTGGCCATCACAGGATTGTTCAGTCTGGCGCGCCTTGAGCGTATCGCGCGCCAGTCTCTCGACCGGCTGGCTGACCAGCTGCGTCACGACTGA
- a CDS encoding ExbD/TolR family protein, whose protein sequence is MRMRRHHYQQEEDTGIDLTPMLDVVFIMLIFFIVTSSFIKESGVEVHRPQADTASAQDKGNILIAVTADGQVWIDKQAVDVRSVRAHVERLRVDQPEGAVVVQADQDARTGLVVQVMDQARQAGVQDVALAASTGAR, encoded by the coding sequence ATGCGTATGCGTCGTCATCATTACCAGCAGGAAGAGGACACCGGCATCGACCTTACGCCGATGCTCGATGTGGTCTTCATCATGCTGATCTTCTTCATCGTCACCAGCTCCTTCATCAAGGAGTCCGGTGTGGAGGTCCATCGTCCGCAGGCGGATACCGCCAGTGCGCAGGACAAGGGCAATATTCTTATCGCCGTCACCGCCGACGGCCAGGTCTGGATCGACAAGCAGGCAGTGGACGTGCGCAGCGTGCGCGCGCATGTCGAGCGGCTGCGTGTGGATCAACCGGAAGGCGCGGTGGTGGTACAGGCCGACCAGGATGCGCGCACCGGGCTGGTGGTGCAGGTCATGGATCAGGCGCGTCAGGCCGGCGTGCAGGACGTCGCGCTGGCTGCCAGCACGGGGGCGCGTTGA
- a CDS encoding MFS transporter, which produces MQDPYSERMSASEKRAASGLALVFAFRMLGMFMVLPVLATYGMDLEGATPTLIGLAIGAYGLTQALLQIPFGILSDRIGRLPIIYFGLLIFAAGAALAAMSDSIWGVVAGRILQGAGAISAAVMALLSDLTREQHRTKAMALIGVSIGFSFAVAMIVGPLLTRAFGLSGLFWVTAGMAVLGGVIVAVLPKAEAHVRHRESGVAKQALGLTLRHPDLLRLDFSILALHAILMASFVALPLALVEQGALPKEEHWWVYLTALLVGFFGMIPFIIYGEKKRQMRRVLLGAVTALLICELFFWWFGNGLWMLVVGMVGFFIAFNLLEASLPSLISKVAPAGGKGTAMGVYSTSQFLGAGLGGVLGGVLYQQGGLALVFAGCAALCALWFLVAFSMREPPYVTSLRLPLSTGALANAGLGDDLLQVTGVSDVLIVIEEAAAYIKVDTQQLDREALDRLVA; this is translated from the coding sequence ATGCAGGACCCTTACAGCGAGCGCATGAGCGCCAGCGAAAAACGCGCAGCTTCCGGGCTGGCACTGGTGTTCGCTTTTCGCATGCTCGGCATGTTCATGGTTTTGCCTGTGCTGGCAACCTACGGCATGGACCTGGAAGGCGCTACGCCGACCCTTATCGGTCTTGCGATAGGTGCCTATGGTTTGACCCAGGCGCTGCTGCAAATTCCCTTCGGCATTCTTTCTGATCGTATTGGTCGCCTACCCATCATCTATTTCGGTTTGCTGATCTTCGCAGCCGGCGCGGCGCTGGCGGCGATGTCGGACAGCATCTGGGGCGTAGTTGCCGGGCGCATCCTGCAGGGCGCCGGGGCGATTTCTGCGGCAGTTATGGCGCTGCTCTCGGACCTCACCCGCGAACAGCATCGGACCAAGGCGATGGCGCTGATCGGCGTTAGCATCGGTTTCTCTTTCGCCGTGGCGATGATCGTCGGGCCCTTGCTGACCCGCGCCTTCGGGCTGTCCGGACTGTTCTGGGTAACCGCCGGCATGGCCGTGCTTGGTGGTGTGATCGTTGCCGTGCTGCCGAAGGCCGAGGCCCATGTGCGCCATCGTGAATCGGGCGTTGCCAAGCAGGCGCTCGGCCTGACGCTGCGCCATCCCGATCTGCTGCGCCTGGATTTCAGCATTCTGGCGCTGCACGCGATCCTGATGGCCAGCTTCGTTGCGCTGCCGCTGGCGCTGGTGGAGCAGGGCGCATTACCCAAGGAAGAGCACTGGTGGGTCTATCTCACGGCACTGCTGGTGGGCTTCTTCGGGATGATTCCCTTCATTATTTATGGCGAGAAGAAGCGGCAGATGCGTCGCGTGCTGTTGGGCGCGGTTACCGCGTTGCTAATTTGCGAGCTGTTCTTCTGGTGGTTCGGTAACGGGCTGTGGATGTTGGTCGTCGGCATGGTCGGCTTCTTCATCGCGTTCAATCTGCTGGAAGCATCGCTGCCTTCATTGATCAGCAAGGTAGCCCCGGCCGGCGGCAAGGGCACCGCGATGGGGGTCTATTCCACCAGCCAGTTTCTCGGTGCCGGCCTGGGGGGCGTGCTGGGCGGCGTGCTCTATCAGCAGGGTGGGCTGGCGTTGGTCTTTGCCGGTTGCGCTGCGCTCTGCGCGCTGTGGTTTCTGGTGGCCTTCAGTATGCGCGAGCCTCCTTATGTGACTAGTCTGCGCTTGCCGCTCTCCACCGGTGCGCTGGCCAACGCCGGGCTTGGTGACGACCTGTTGCAGGTGACGGGGGTCAGCGATGTGCTGATCGTTATCGAAGAGGCAGCGGCGTACATCAAGGTCGATACTCAGCAGCTGGATCGTGAAGCGCTGGATCGTCTCGTCGCCTGA